A window of the Natrinema salifodinae genome harbors these coding sequences:
- a CDS encoding TlpA family protein disulfide reductase, whose protein sequence is MKRRELVAGLGSIGVLAGGTGVALRGLPSFADESSATSDDDSDGPIEVETVDAPGSQAGAMTVPTDDVTVVTFFVTGCGNCQAQIPRLAEARTELAAEYGDRVSFLSVTYQSPDRLPAAELREWWREHGGEWSVGYDGDTSLASAYGAVGYPATLVLDADGEKQWDVTRLVPAADIVDAAESVLEASADESTDSNADSSPDDENETNESTTA, encoded by the coding sequence ATGAAACGCCGCGAACTCGTCGCCGGACTCGGGAGCATCGGCGTCCTCGCCGGGGGGACCGGCGTCGCCCTCCGCGGCCTGCCGTCGTTCGCCGACGAATCCTCCGCGACGAGCGACGACGATTCCGACGGGCCGATCGAGGTCGAGACGGTCGACGCGCCTGGCAGCCAGGCTGGCGCGATGACCGTCCCTACTGACGACGTCACGGTCGTCACGTTCTTCGTCACCGGGTGTGGAAACTGCCAGGCGCAGATTCCCCGCCTGGCCGAGGCGCGGACCGAACTCGCCGCCGAGTACGGGGACCGCGTCTCGTTCCTCTCGGTGACCTACCAGTCGCCGGACCGGCTCCCGGCGGCCGAACTCCGAGAGTGGTGGCGCGAGCACGGCGGGGAGTGGTCGGTTGGCTACGACGGAGACACGTCGCTCGCCAGCGCCTACGGGGCAGTCGGCTATCCGGCCACCCTCGTCCTCGACGCCGACGGCGAGAAGCAGTGGGACGTGACCCGCCTGGTCCCCGCCGCCGATATCGTCGACGCGGCCGAGTCGGTGCTCGAAGCCAGCGCCGACGAGTCGACCGACTCGAACGCGGATTCGAGCCCGGACGACGAAAACGAGACGAACGAGTCGACGACAGCCTGA
- a CDS encoding Zn-ribbon domain-containing OB-fold protein gives MSDDQPVTDAGFDEWLDAAEDGDAYYLECPNEHGSLPPRRVCPDCGSTELDEIALPDTGEVRTFTITHVPTPAFEEDAPYATAIVDFGPVRVTGQIVGVDPDAVETGLTVEPEIAVSETTDERVIGFRPV, from the coding sequence ATGAGCGACGACCAGCCCGTCACCGACGCCGGCTTCGACGAGTGGCTCGACGCCGCCGAGGACGGCGACGCCTACTACCTCGAGTGTCCGAACGAGCACGGCTCCCTGCCGCCGCGGCGGGTCTGTCCCGACTGCGGCTCGACCGAACTCGACGAAATCGCCCTTCCCGACACCGGCGAGGTCCGGACGTTCACCATCACGCACGTCCCGACGCCGGCCTTCGAGGAGGACGCCCCGTACGCGACGGCGATCGTCGACTTTGGCCCCGTCCGCGTCACCGGCCAGATCGTCGGCGTCGATCCCGACGCGGTCGAGACCGGCCTCACCGTCGAACCCGAGATCGCGGTCTCGGAGACGACGGACGAACGCGTGATCGGGTTCCGACCGGTATAG
- a CDS encoding thiolase C-terminal domain-containing protein yields MSDVRVTGTGLTPFGNSPERTGRDLFAEASIAAFEDGGVPRDDVEAVLYGNFMGELSEHQGHQGPLMAEAAGVQAPATRFESACASSGTAVREAVTRIRNGENDVVLVGGAERMTNLGTAGATEALAIAADDLWEVRAGVTFPGAYALMARAYFDRFDGEREDLAHIAVKNHENALTNEKAQYQSAIDVADVLEAPPVSEPLGLYDACPLSDGAAALVLTSEAYAEANDLDAPVAITGTGQGGDRMALHDREHLARSPAAREAGAEAYADAGVDAGDVDLAEVHDCFTIAEVLAIEALDIEPIGEGISAARDGRTTADGDTPINLSGGLKAKGHPVGATGASQIAEVTDLLAGDHPNSEHVDGATTGVAHNAGGTVASATVHVLEVTEE; encoded by the coding sequence ATGAGTGACGTACGTGTCACAGGCACAGGGTTGACCCCGTTCGGGAACAGTCCCGAGCGGACCGGCCGGGATCTGTTCGCCGAGGCGAGCATCGCGGCCTTCGAGGACGGCGGCGTTCCCCGCGACGACGTCGAGGCCGTCCTCTACGGCAACTTCATGGGTGAACTCTCCGAACACCAGGGCCACCAGGGGCCGCTGATGGCCGAAGCTGCGGGCGTGCAGGCCCCCGCGACCCGCTTCGAGTCCGCGTGCGCCTCGAGTGGCACCGCGGTCCGCGAGGCGGTCACGCGGATCCGCAACGGCGAGAACGACGTCGTCCTCGTCGGCGGCGCCGAGCGGATGACCAACCTCGGTACCGCAGGCGCGACCGAGGCGCTCGCGATCGCCGCCGACGACCTCTGGGAGGTGCGGGCCGGCGTCACCTTCCCCGGCGCGTACGCCCTGATGGCCCGCGCCTACTTCGACCGGTTCGACGGCGAGCGCGAGGACCTGGCCCACATCGCCGTCAAGAACCACGAGAACGCGCTGACCAACGAGAAGGCCCAGTACCAGAGCGCGATCGACGTCGCCGATGTCCTCGAGGCCCCGCCGGTCTCGGAACCGCTCGGGCTCTACGACGCCTGTCCCCTCTCCGACGGCGCGGCCGCGCTCGTGCTCACCAGCGAGGCGTACGCCGAGGCGAACGACCTCGACGCGCCGGTCGCGATCACCGGCACCGGCCAGGGCGGCGACCGGATGGCGCTGCACGACCGCGAGCACCTGGCGCGCTCCCCCGCCGCCCGCGAAGCCGGCGCGGAGGCCTACGCCGACGCGGGCGTCGACGCCGGCGACGTCGACCTCGCGGAGGTCCACGACTGCTTCACGATCGCCGAAGTGCTCGCGATCGAGGCCCTGGACATCGAGCCGATCGGCGAGGGCATTTCGGCGGCCCGCGACGGGCGGACGACCGCCGACGGCGACACGCCGATCAACCTCTCGGGCGGTCTGAAGGCGAAGGGGCATCCCGTCGGCGCGACCGGCGCGTCCCAGATCGCAGAGGTCACCGATCTATTAGCTGGCGATCATCCCAACAGCGAGCACGTCGACGGCGCGACGACCGGCGTCGCCCACAACGCGGGCGGCACCGTCGCGAGCGCGACCGTTCACGTCCTGGAGGTGACGGAAGAATGA
- a CDS encoding M42 family metallopeptidase: MSSASFDLDLLTELTETSGVPGYEDRVRDIVVRELEDSVDRVRTDAMGNVVGTLEGDGDYSVAVAAHMDEIGFMVRHVRGDEDGFGFVELDALGGWDARVLKAQRVTIHAADEDIPAVIGSPPPHTLDDEQREKTPEVEDAIVDPGLPYEELEERVSTGDLVTMDQTTERVGETITGKALDDRVCLFAMLEAARRLSESDDDPAETIHFCATVQEEVGLRGAHALGVDVDPDLALALDVTVANDVPGFEDGEHVTELGEGTAIKLKDSSVITNPKLHGRLQSIAEDEGIDHQLEILPAGGTDTAGFQHSAGAKPVGAISVPTRYLHTVTEAAHVDDVAATIDLLAAFLASEDGEHDYTL, encoded by the coding sequence ATGTCATCCGCATCCTTCGATCTGGACCTCCTGACGGAACTGACGGAGACGAGCGGGGTCCCCGGCTACGAGGATCGCGTCCGCGATATCGTCGTCCGAGAACTCGAGGACAGCGTCGACCGCGTCCGCACCGACGCGATGGGCAACGTCGTGGGGACGCTCGAGGGCGATGGCGACTATTCGGTCGCCGTGGCGGCCCACATGGACGAGATCGGCTTCATGGTGCGCCACGTCCGCGGCGACGAGGACGGCTTCGGCTTCGTCGAACTCGACGCCCTCGGCGGCTGGGACGCCCGCGTGCTCAAGGCCCAGCGCGTGACGATCCACGCCGCAGACGAGGACATCCCCGCCGTCATCGGGTCGCCGCCGCCCCACACCTTAGACGACGAGCAGCGGGAGAAGACGCCCGAGGTCGAGGACGCCATCGTCGACCCCGGCCTCCCCTACGAGGAACTTGAAGAGCGCGTCTCGACCGGCGATCTGGTCACGATGGACCAGACGACCGAGCGCGTCGGCGAGACGATCACCGGGAAGGCCCTGGACGATCGGGTCTGCCTGTTCGCGATGCTCGAAGCGGCTCGCCGGCTGTCCGAGTCCGACGACGACCCCGCGGAGACGATCCACTTCTGTGCGACCGTCCAGGAGGAGGTCGGACTGCGGGGCGCACACGCCTTGGGCGTCGACGTCGATCCGGACCTGGCGCTGGCACTGGACGTCACCGTCGCCAACGACGTGCCCGGCTTCGAAGACGGCGAGCACGTCACCGAACTGGGTGAAGGAACCGCGATCAAGCTCAAGGACTCGAGCGTCATCACGAACCCGAAACTCCACGGGCGGCTCCAGTCGATCGCCGAGGACGAGGGCATCGATCACCAGCTCGAGATTCTGCCGGCGGGCGGTACCGATACCGCCGGCTTCCAGCACTCGGCCGGCGCGAAGCCCGTCGGCGCGATCTCGGTCCCGACGCGGTACCTCCACACCGTCACCGAGGCGGCCCACGTCGACGACGTCGCGGCGACGATCGACCTGCTCGCGGCGTTCCTGGCCAGCGAGGACGGCGAGCACGATTACACGCTGTAA
- a CDS encoding class I SAM-dependent methyltransferase → MTDDRERWNDRYDRPDDDRDPDPIPELERRIDALPDGRALDVATGLGANAVYLADHGYDVDAVDISDVALERARDRAADRGVDVNWLRSDLADFDPGRERYDLITVRYFAALEHLPDLKAALAPGGALVYEHHLRSSDPVAGPSSDRYRYRSNDLLRACLDLTIDVYEERRRPVDGGADDGGDAEAVATLVARKSCGGTQSYPLLARDGDES, encoded by the coding sequence GTGACCGACGATCGCGAGCGCTGGAACGACCGGTACGATCGACCCGACGACGATCGGGATCCCGACCCCATTCCCGAACTCGAACGCCGCATCGACGCGCTCCCGGACGGCCGCGCCCTCGACGTCGCGACCGGCCTCGGCGCGAACGCGGTCTACCTGGCCGACCACGGCTACGACGTCGACGCGGTCGACATCTCCGACGTCGCCCTCGAGCGCGCCCGCGACCGGGCCGCCGACCGCGGCGTCGACGTGAACTGGCTCCGCTCGGATCTGGCCGACTTCGATCCCGGCCGCGAGCGCTACGATCTCATCACCGTCCGCTACTTCGCCGCCCTCGAGCACCTGCCCGACCTGAAGGCAGCGCTCGCGCCAGGCGGCGCGCTCGTCTACGAACACCACCTGCGCTCGAGCGATCCGGTGGCGGGGCCCTCGAGCGACCGGTATCGCTACCGATCGAACGACCTGCTCCGGGCGTGTCTGGACCTGACGATCGATGTCTACGAGGAGCGGCGGCGGCCGGTCGACGGCGGTGCGGATGACGGGGGCGACGCCGAGGCGGTCGCGACGCTCGTCGCGCGGAAGTCCTGCGGCGGGACGCAGTCGTATCCGCTGCTCGCGCGCGACGGCGACGAATCGTAA
- a CDS encoding TlpA family protein disulfide reductase → MNRRELVAGVGSVGVLGGAGAVLLRGGFGSGSGSDSETNDEPSGPLTVDAIDAPGSRDESIRVPPEGADAALVSVFSTNCDPCEEEVANAADARERLRDEYGDAVRFLSVTIHPPGTVPENEVRDWWAEYGGEWPVAYDPEARFRERYGVPGPTSSVAIDGDGESCWIDTGPNRTDTMVEQVESILGTADDTGE, encoded by the coding sequence GTGAACCGACGCGAACTCGTCGCCGGCGTCGGGAGCGTCGGCGTGCTCGGCGGCGCCGGCGCGGTCCTGTTGCGCGGCGGGTTCGGGTCCGGATCGGGCTCGGATTCCGAGACAAACGACGAGCCCTCCGGCCCGCTCACGGTCGACGCGATCGACGCGCCCGGCAGCCGGGACGAGTCGATCCGCGTCCCGCCCGAGGGGGCCGACGCGGCGCTCGTTTCAGTGTTCTCGACGAACTGCGATCCGTGCGAGGAGGAGGTCGCCAACGCCGCGGACGCGCGCGAGCGGCTCCGCGACGAGTACGGCGACGCCGTCCGGTTCCTCTCCGTGACGATCCATCCGCCCGGGACGGTTCCCGAGAACGAGGTCCGCGACTGGTGGGCGGAGTACGGCGGCGAGTGGCCCGTCGCGTACGATCCGGAGGCGCGGTTCCGGGAGCGGTACGGGGTTCCCGGTCCGACCAGTTCGGTCGCGATCGACGGCGACGGCGAGAGCTGCTGGATAGACACGGGTCCCAACCGCACGGACACGATGGTCGAACAGGTCGAGTCGATCCTCGGGACGGCCGACGACACCGGAGAATAG
- the meaB gene encoding methylmalonyl Co-A mutase-associated GTPase MeaB gives MDPDDESLLEALLAGEHRALARTISKIENRSPGYRDLISALYAHTGQADVIGITGSPGAGKSTLVDKLAEAYRERGETVGIIAIDPSSPFTGGAVLGDRIRMASTVGDMDVFVRSMSARGTLGGLSTATADAVKAMDAFGKDKIIIETVGAGQNEIDIVRTADTVAVLVPPGSGDDVQTLKAGILEIADVFVVNKADRDGADRTVRELRDMISLGEENGVGGGGHHGVDAMGDVGGRDGGGDTWGDATEASADDEDAAAEGWTPPIVETVATTGTGVDDFMDELANHRAYLVDSGARAEKARQRSAEEIRTLLREDVHSLLEDELAAAGGVDDLAEAVRTGETDPYTIADEVLEPVAACIEHLETDADDRSDDEP, from the coding sequence ATGGATCCCGACGACGAATCGCTGCTCGAAGCCCTGCTCGCCGGCGAGCACCGCGCGCTCGCCCGGACCATCTCGAAGATCGAGAACCGATCGCCTGGCTACCGGGACCTGATCTCCGCGCTCTACGCGCACACGGGCCAGGCCGACGTGATCGGGATCACCGGCAGCCCCGGCGCGGGGAAGTCGACGCTGGTCGACAAGCTCGCGGAGGCCTACCGCGAGCGCGGCGAGACGGTCGGGATCATCGCGATCGACCCCTCTTCGCCCTTCACCGGTGGGGCCGTCCTGGGTGATCGCATCCGAATGGCCTCGACCGTCGGCGACATGGACGTCTTCGTCCGGTCGATGAGCGCCCGCGGCACCTTGGGCGGGCTCTCGACGGCCACCGCGGACGCCGTCAAGGCGATGGACGCCTTCGGTAAGGACAAGATCATCATCGAGACCGTCGGCGCTGGGCAAAACGAGATCGACATCGTCCGGACCGCCGACACCGTCGCCGTGCTCGTGCCGCCTGGCTCGGGCGACGACGTCCAGACCCTCAAGGCGGGCATCCTCGAGATCGCCGACGTCTTCGTCGTCAACAAGGCCGACCGCGACGGTGCCGACCGGACCGTCCGGGAACTCCGGGACATGATCTCCCTCGGCGAGGAAAACGGGGTCGGCGGCGGTGGCCACCACGGCGTCGACGCGATGGGCGACGTCGGCGGTCGCGATGGCGGTGGCGACACCTGGGGCGACGCGACCGAGGCGAGCGCTGACGACGAGGACGCGGCGGCCGAGGGCTGGACGCCGCCGATCGTCGAGACGGTCGCCACGACGGGGACCGGCGTCGACGACTTCATGGACGAACTCGCGAACCACCGCGCGTACCTGGTCGACTCCGGCGCACGCGCTGAGAAGGCCCGCCAGCGCTCCGCCGAGGAGATCCGCACGCTGCTGCGGGAGGACGTCCACTCGCTGCTCGAGGACGAACTCGCGGCCGCCGGCGGCGTCGACGATCTCGCGGAGGCCGTCCGCACCGGCGAGACCGACCCGTACACCATCGCCGACGAGGTGCTCGAACCGGTCGCGGCCTGCATCGAGCACCTGGAGACCGACGCAGACGACCGATCGGACGACGAACCGTAG
- a CDS encoding alpha/beta fold hydrolase codes for MKARTVLGAALGTVGGAVVGNRLLKRRAGDLENPLPGIERTYRWRGIETTYTVAGDPNDPDMLLLHGIYAGASSHEFEPIVEELSEDYHVYAVDLPGFGRSERPPLVYSGTLYGEFVRDFADEITDEPIVVASSLTGTFAVDAADETDLERLVLICPTAETGDERPWLRTLMRTPIVGTTLYNLLASKLSIRYFYDRDGYYDADRISAEEVDYAWNSAHQPGARYATASFAAGTLDPDFDLATELAALEAPTTLIWGRDADLVPLREGRDLAEAADLDLVVIDYATQLPHAEHPDKFVEYLSAELPRADLEGGN; via the coding sequence ATGAAGGCCCGAACAGTCCTCGGCGCGGCCCTCGGTACCGTCGGCGGGGCCGTCGTCGGCAACCGACTCCTGAAACGGCGCGCAGGCGACCTCGAGAACCCGCTCCCCGGAATCGAACGGACGTACCGCTGGCGGGGGATCGAGACGACCTACACCGTCGCCGGCGATCCGAACGACCCGGACATGCTGCTTCTCCACGGGATCTACGCGGGTGCGAGCAGCCACGAGTTCGAACCGATCGTCGAAGAGCTTTCCGAGGACTACCACGTCTACGCGGTCGATCTCCCCGGGTTCGGCCGCTCGGAGCGACCGCCGCTGGTCTACTCCGGAACCCTCTACGGCGAGTTCGTCCGCGATTTCGCCGACGAGATCACCGACGAGCCGATCGTCGTCGCCTCCTCGCTGACCGGCACGTTCGCCGTCGACGCCGCCGACGAGACCGACCTCGAGCGGCTCGTCCTCATCTGTCCGACCGCCGAGACCGGCGACGAACGGCCGTGGCTCCGCACGCTCATGCGGACGCCGATCGTCGGCACGACGCTGTACAACCTGCTCGCGAGCAAGCTCTCGATCCGGTACTTCTACGACCGCGACGGCTACTACGACGCCGACCGGATCAGCGCCGAGGAGGTCGACTACGCCTGGAACAGCGCCCACCAGCCTGGCGCGCGCTACGCGACCGCCTCCTTCGCCGCGGGCACGCTCGATCCCGACTTCGACCTGGCGACGGAACTGGCCGCCCTCGAAGCGCCGACCACGCTGATCTGGGGGCGGGACGCCGACCTCGTCCCGCTGCGCGAGGGCCGGGACCTGGCCGAGGCGGCCGATCTGGACCTGGTCGTCATCGACTACGCGACGCAGTTGCCCCACGCCGAACACCCCGACAAGTTCGTCGAGTACCTGAGCGCTGAACTGCCCCGGGCCGATCTCGAGGGCGGCAACTGA
- a CDS encoding cobalamin B12-binding domain-containing protein, with the protein MSSEQEAESIRCLVAKVGLDGHDRGAHVVARAFRDAGFEVIYSGLHKSPEEIVQAAVQEDVDVLGISILSGAHDTLVPKIMDGLEEYGAAEDTLVLVGGVIPDEDRAELEAEGVAAIFGPGTSVEETIEFVRENAPQR; encoded by the coding sequence ATGAGCAGCGAACAGGAAGCGGAGTCGATTCGGTGTCTCGTCGCCAAAGTCGGTCTCGACGGTCACGACCGCGGGGCCCACGTCGTCGCGCGAGCGTTCCGCGACGCCGGCTTCGAAGTCATCTACTCCGGGCTACACAAGTCGCCCGAGGAGATCGTCCAGGCGGCGGTTCAGGAGGACGTCGACGTGCTCGGGATTTCGATCCTCTCGGGTGCACACGACACGCTCGTTCCGAAGATCATGGACGGCCTCGAGGAGTACGGCGCCGCGGAGGACACCCTCGTCCTCGTCGGCGGCGTCATCCCCGACGAGGACCGCGCCGAACTCGAGGCGGAGGGCGTCGCGGCCATCTTCGGCCCCGGGACCTCCGTCGAGGAAACCATCGAGTTCGTCCGCGAGAACGCGCCCCAGCGATGA
- a CDS encoding LysE family translocator, giving the protein MASLVVTGFAGVLFGLALAAPPGPMNAIIAEESVVRGWAAGFRAGLGAMLADVLFFVLALAGVVAVIDRYPAVRPALYLAGGCLMLYFAIGAVEEARAATSFTDGGRAATTGFRKTFVLSLTNPYQIGFWLTVGVGLLERGTLDVLAYAPAVGQLLEGVLVVQTGSPALLLGFFGGIVVWVVAYPAALAAAGRRVDAFAPAVAALSAVVLVGFGLLFLAMGTLRVV; this is encoded by the coding sequence GTGGCTTCACTCGTCGTTACAGGCTTTGCAGGCGTGCTCTTCGGACTCGCTCTCGCGGCTCCGCCGGGGCCGATGAACGCGATTATCGCCGAGGAGAGCGTCGTCCGCGGCTGGGCGGCCGGCTTCCGGGCCGGTCTCGGCGCCATGCTCGCGGACGTCCTCTTCTTCGTGCTCGCGCTGGCCGGCGTCGTCGCCGTGATCGACCGCTATCCGGCCGTCCGGCCCGCGCTCTACCTGGCCGGCGGCTGTCTGATGCTGTACTTCGCGATCGGCGCGGTCGAGGAGGCCAGAGCCGCCACCTCGTTCACCGACGGCGGTCGCGCCGCGACTACGGGCTTTCGCAAAACGTTCGTCCTCTCGCTGACCAACCCCTACCAGATCGGCTTCTGGCTCACCGTCGGCGTCGGCCTGCTCGAACGGGGGACGCTGGACGTGCTCGCGTACGCCCCGGCCGTGGGCCAACTGCTCGAGGGCGTGCTGGTCGTCCAGACCGGCTCGCCGGCGCTGCTGCTCGGCTTCTTCGGCGGGATCGTCGTCTGGGTCGTGGCCTACCCCGCGGCCCTGGCCGCGGCCGGGCGGCGCGTCGACGCCTTCGCGCCCGCCGTCGCGGCGCTGAGCGCCGTCGTCCTCGTCGGGTTCGGCCTGCTGTTCCTGGCTATGGGAACGCTGCGGGTGGTCTGA
- a CDS encoding zinc-dependent alcohol dehydrogenase: MRALTWHGEQDVRVSDVPEPEIVNPTDAIIEITATAICGSDLHLYNGYMPGMREGDVLGHEPMGEVVEVGEAVETLEVGDRVVVPFTVSCGSCWFCENELYSLCDNSNPNAEMARKIMGHSPAGLLGFSHMLGGYAGGQAEYLRVPYADVGPIVIESDLPDEQVLFLSDIFPTGYMAAENAEIEDEDTVAVWGCGPVGQFAIQSARLLGADRVIAIDRISERLEMAREHGDAETIDFESEDVYERLMELTGDRGPDRCIDAVGTEAHGTGVVGAADQAKQRAHLQEDRPHVLRQAIKSCRKGGTLSVPGVYLGRGDNVPLGPLMNKAITVKTGQTHVQRYLDPLLETIEEGEIDPSFVVTHQEPLEKGPEMYETFNEKDDGCIKTILTP; encoded by the coding sequence ATGAGGGCCCTCACCTGGCACGGCGAGCAGGACGTCCGCGTCAGCGACGTTCCCGAGCCCGAGATCGTTAACCCGACCGACGCGATCATCGAAATCACGGCCACCGCCATCTGCGGGTCCGATCTGCACCTCTACAACGGCTACATGCCCGGCATGCGGGAGGGCGACGTCCTGGGCCACGAGCCGATGGGCGAAGTCGTCGAGGTCGGCGAGGCGGTCGAGACCCTCGAGGTCGGCGACCGGGTCGTCGTCCCCTTTACGGTCAGCTGTGGCTCCTGTTGGTTCTGCGAGAACGAGCTGTACTCCCTCTGTGACAACTCGAATCCGAACGCCGAGATGGCCCGCAAGATCATGGGTCACTCACCGGCCGGCCTGCTTGGCTTCTCGCACATGCTGGGCGGCTACGCCGGCGGCCAGGCGGAGTACCTGCGGGTCCCCTACGCCGACGTCGGCCCGATCGTAATCGAGTCCGACCTGCCGGACGAGCAGGTACTCTTCCTCTCGGACATCTTTCCGACGGGCTACATGGCCGCCGAAAACGCCGAGATCGAGGACGAGGATACGGTCGCGGTCTGGGGCTGCGGGCCGGTCGGTCAATTCGCCATCCAGAGCGCGCGGCTGCTCGGCGCCGACCGCGTGATCGCCATCGATCGCATCTCCGAGCGCCTCGAGATGGCCCGCGAGCACGGCGACGCCGAGACCATCGACTTCGAGAGCGAAGACGTCTACGAGCGGCTGATGGAATTGACCGGCGACCGCGGGCCGGACCGCTGTATCGACGCGGTCGGCACGGAGGCTCACGGCACGGGCGTCGTCGGCGCCGCCGATCAGGCGAAACAGCGGGCCCATCTCCAGGAGGACCGGCCGCACGTGCTTCGCCAGGCGATCAAGTCCTGCCGGAAGGGCGGGACGCTCTCGGTGCCCGGGGTCTACCTCGGACGCGGGGACAACGTCCCGCTCGGACCGCTGATGAACAAGGCGATCACGGTCAAGACGGGACAGACGCACGTCCAGCGCTACCTCGATCCGCTCCTAGAGACCATCGAGGAGGGTGAGATCGACCCCTCGTTCGTCGTCACGCACCAGGAGCCGCTGGAGAAGGGACCGGAGATGTACGAGACGTTCAACGAGAAGGACGACGGATGTATTAAGACGATATTGACGCCTTGA
- a CDS encoding HD domain-containing protein, with product MGVEIKETRVPDAEFEEMKGFVFEYLAASVEKEDEGGRMRWYPWHSAEYRHNHILNVVDLATEIAVEEGADVDVTRVAALFHDVAKLETDQELHAEAGARVAREYLESRADYPESFIKQVCRAIEHHSYQGDLTDLTLETQCLIEADLLDKVGANGTALMLLRMGYEARTHMDCDEMVERVLERGYDAASRVQSDTAEGIAHQRLKRVKWFSEWLEDEIAALGE from the coding sequence GTGGGCGTCGAAATAAAAGAAACCAGGGTGCCCGACGCCGAGTTCGAGGAGATGAAAGGCTTCGTCTTCGAGTACCTCGCGGCCAGCGTCGAGAAGGAAGACGAAGGCGGTCGGATGCGGTGGTATCCGTGGCACTCTGCCGAGTACCGGCACAATCACATCCTCAACGTCGTGGATCTCGCGACCGAGATCGCCGTAGAGGAGGGCGCGGACGTCGACGTCACCCGCGTCGCCGCCCTCTTTCACGACGTCGCCAAGCTCGAGACCGACCAGGAGCTCCACGCCGAGGCCGGCGCTCGCGTCGCCCGCGAGTACCTCGAGTCCCGCGCGGACTATCCCGAGTCGTTCATCAAGCAGGTGTGTCGCGCCATCGAACACCACTCCTATCAGGGCGACCTGACCGACCTGACCTTGGAGACGCAGTGTCTCATCGAGGCCGACCTCCTCGACAAGGTCGGCGCGAACGGCACGGCCCTGATGCTGTTGCGGATGGGCTACGAGGCCCGCACGCACATGGACTGCGACGAGATGGTCGAGCGGGTCCTCGAGCGCGGCTACGACGCCGCCTCGCGCGTCCAGAGCGACACCGCCGAAGGCATCGCCCACCAGCGACTCAAGCGCGTCAAGTGGTTCAGCGAGTGGCTCGAAGACGAGATCGCCGCCCTCGGGGAGTAG